The Mycolicibacterium aurum genome segment ACCGCCCAGGAGGGCGTCTCGGCCGAAGCGGCCCTGGGTCTGTTGCGCCGCAACAAGATCGAGAAGCTGCCCATCGTCGACGGGCACGGCACGCTGACCGGGCTGATCACCGTCAAGGACTTCGTCAAGACCGAACAGTTCCCGCTCTCCACCAAGGACAGCGACGGCCGCCTGCTGGTGGGCGCCGCGGTGGGCGTCGGCGAAGATGCGTGGACCCGGGCGATGACGCTCGCCGATGCCGGCGTCGACGTGCTGGTCGTCGACACCGCACACGCGCACAACCGGGGCGTTCTGGACATGGTGCACCGGCTCAAGGTCGCCGTCGGCGAACGCGTGGATGTGGTCGGCGGCAATGTCGCGACCCGTGCGGCGGCCGCCGCGCTGGTGGCTGCGGGTGCCGACGCGGTCAAGGTGGGAGTGGGCCCCGGCTCGATCTGCACCACCCGGGTGGTCGCGGGTGTCGGTGCCCCGCAGATCACGGCCATCCTGGAAGCCGTCGCGGCGTGCGCACCGCACGGTGTGCCGGTGATCGCCGACGGTGGGCTGCAGTACTCCGGTGACATCGCCAAGGCGCTGGCCGCGGGTGCGTCGACCGCCATGCTGGGATCGCTGCTGGCCGGAACCGCGGAGTCGCCGGGAGACCTGATCCTGGTCAACGGCAAGCAGTTCAAGGGCTACCGCGGGATGGGGTCGCTCGGCGCGATGCAGGGCCGATCCAGCGCAGGCGCCGGGCCTTCCCGCAGCTACTCCAAGGACCGCTACTTCCAGGACGACGTGTTGAGTGAGGACAAGCTGGTGCCCGAGGGCATCGAGGGCCGGGTGCCGTTCCGCGGCCCGCTGTCGACCGTCATCCACCAGCTCACGGGTGGATTGCGGGCGGCGATGGGGTATACCGGCTCGGCGACCATCGAGGCGTTGCAGCAGGCGCAGTTCGTCCAGATCACCGCGGCCGGACTCAAGGAGAGCCATCCGCACGACATCACGATGACGGTCGAGGCCCCGAACTACACCACCCGCTAGGGTCTGCAGGGGCCAACCAGGGGAGTGAACATGCGAGACATGGTGGAAATCGGCATGGGCCGGACCGCCCGTCGCACCTACGAACTCGGCGACATCAACATCGTGCCGTCGCGGCGTACCCGCTCGTCCAAGGACGTGTCCACATCGTGGCAGCTCGACGCCTACCGCTTCGAGATCCCGGTGCTGGCGCACCCCACCGATGCACTGGTGTCCGTCGAGTTCGCGATCGAGATGGGTCGGCTCGGCGGGCTGGGCGTACTCAACGGCGAGGGTCTGCTGGGCAGGCACGCCGACGCCTCCGACAAGATCGCCCAGGTAATCGAGCTCGCCGAGAACGAGCCCGACCCGGCGGCGTCCACCCGTCTGCTGCAGCAGCTGCACTCCGAACCGATAGATCTGGATCTCCTCGGGGCGGCCGTCGCGCGGATCCGGGAAGCCGGGGTGACCACGGCGGTACGTGTCAGCCCGCAGAACGCGCAGGCGCTGACCCCGACGCTGATCGCGGCGGGCATCGACCTGCTCGTCATCCAGGGCACCATCATCTCGGCGGAGCGGGTGGCCAAGGATCACGACGCCGCGGGTGAACCGCTCAACCTCAAGACCTTCATCTCCGAGCTCGACGTGCCGGTGGTGGCGGGCGGCGTGCTCGACCACCGCACCGCACTGCATCTGATGCGCACCGGCGCGGCCGGGGTGATCGTGGGCTACGGCTCGACGTCCGGGGTCACCACGTCCGACGAGGTGCTCGGGATCAGTGTCCCGATGGCCACCGCGATCGCCGACGCCGCCGCAGCCCGCCGCGAATACCTCGACGAGACGGGCGGCCGGTACGTGCACGTGCTCGCCGACGGCGACATCCACACCTCCGGCGACCTCGCCAAGGCGATCGCCTGCGGCGCCGACGCCGCGATGCTCGGCACCCCGTTGGCCACGGCGGCAGAGGCACTCGGCGGGGGCTGGTTCTGGCCTGCCGCGGCGGCGCACCCGTCACTGCCGCGGGGCGCGCTGCTGCAGGTGGCCGACGAGGACCGGCCGTCGCTGGAGCAGGTGCTCAACGGGCCGTCGGACGACCCGTTCGGCTCGCTGAACCTGGTCGGCGGCCTGGCCAGGTCCATGGCCAAGGCCGGCTACTGCGACCTCAAGGAATTCCAGAAGGTGGGGCTCACCGTCGGCAGGTGAGCACGGTGACCGGCGCTACTGCAGGCTCCGCAACGTCCGCGTCAGGTAGTCGTCGATCAGCCCGGACCGCCCGGTCGAGTCGTCCGTGGTGATCAGCAGCGCGTACAGGCCGAGCAGGAAGTAGATGGCACTGTTCATCGGAGTCACGTCGGCCGCGATGTCGCCGCGCTGCTGGGCCGTGGCGATCTTCTCGGCCAGACCGACGATCAGCGGGTGATCGTCACCCTGTTCGGCGGGCGGCCGGGTCGGTGAGAAGTGCAGGGCCAGAAAGTCTTTGAACAGCAGCGCGCCCAGTCGGTGCTCGAGGTCCATCACCAGACGCACCGACTCGCGAAGTACCGACGGCAGGTCGTCGTGCTTCCTGGCGAAGGTGGCGAACCCCTTCGCGATGCGGGCCTCTTCACGGCGCTCGAGCTCGAGCAGAACGTGTTCCTTGGTGGGGAAGTGGAAATAGAACGTGCCGTGGGCGACGCCGGCCGCCCCAACGATGGCCCCGACGTCGGCGTCGGCCATGCCCGCCCGCGTGAACTCGACGATCGCCGCGCCCATCAGTCGCTCCCTGGTCTGCAGGCGTTTCGCCTCACGCGCAGTGATGCGGTCGGTCACAGCTCCAGACAGTAATCGGTGCCGAAGTTAGGGTCGGCTCTCTAGCTGGTTACCGACGGGTAAGTTCATACTGGGGTGATGAAGCCTGACTATGACGTGCTGATCATCGGCTCGGGGTTCGGCGGCAGCGTGAGCGCGCTGCGACTGACCGAGAAGGGTTACCGCGTCGGCGTGCTGGAGGCAGGCCCGCGCTATGCCGACCAGGATTTCGCCAAGACCTCGTGGAATCTGCGCAAGTTCCTGTGGGCGCCGCAGTTCGGCATGTACGGGATCCAGCGCATCCATCTCCTGCGCAACGTCATGATCCTCGCCGGTGCGGGCGTCGGCGGCGGGTCGCTCAACTACGCCAACACGCTCTATGTGCCGTCGGAGCCGTTCTTCAACGACCCACAGTGGCGCGACATCACCGACTGGCGTGCGGAGCTGATGTCCCACTATGACCAGGCGCAGCGCATGCTCGGCGTCGTCACCAACCCGACGTTCACCGACGCCGACCGCATCATGAAGGAGGTCGCGGAGGACATGGGCGTCGGCGACACCTTCGTGCCGACGCCGGTCGGCGTGTTCTTCGGCCCCGACGGGGAGAAGGCGCCGGGCAAGACCGTGCCCGATCCCTACTTCGGTGGGGCGGGACCAGAACGCACCGGCTGCATCGAGTGCGGGTCCTGCATGACGGGCTGCCGGTTCGGCGCCAAGAACACGCTGCTGAAGAACTACCTCGGGTTGGCGGAGAAGGCCGGGGCCACGGTGCACCCGCTCACCATGGTCACCAACTTCGAACAGCGCGCCGACGGGTTGTGGGAGGTCCGGACCGCCCGCACCGGCGGCAAGCTGCGGCGTCGCCGCAAGACGTTCACGGCCAATCATGTGATCCTGGCGGCCGGCACCTACGGCACCCAGAAGCTGCTGTTCAAGATGCGTGACAAGGGCAAGCTGCCCCAGCTGTCCGACAGGCTGGGCGTGCTCACCCGCACCAACTCCGAGTCGATCGTGGGCGCGGGCCGGCTGAAGGCGACCGACGACCTCGACCTGACCCACGGCGTGGCGATCACGTCGTCTATCCACCCCACCTCCGACACCCACGTCGAGCCGTGCCGGTACGGCAAGGGGTCCAATGCGATGGGCCTGCTGCAGACGCTGATGACCGACGGTGCCGGGCCGCTGGGCACCGACGTTCCGCGCTGGCGCCAGCTCGTCATCACCGCACGCAATGACCCGAGAGGCACGCTGCGACTGCTGAACCCGCGTCGCTGGAGTGAGCGGACCATGATCGCGCTGGTGATGCAGAACCTGGACAACTCGATCACCACCTTCACCCGCAAGACCAAACTAGGTTTCCGGATGCTGGACAGCAAGCAGGGTCACGGCGAGCCGAATCCGACCTGGATTCCGGTGGGCAACGAGGTGACCCGGCGCATCGCCGAGAAGATCGACGGCGTCGCGGGAGGTACGTGGGGCGAGCTGTTCAACATCCCGCTGACCGCGCACTTCCTCGGCGGCGCGGCGATCGGGGACAGCCCCGAGCGCGGTGTCATCGATGCCTACCACCGTGTCTTCAACTACCCGACACTCAGCGTCGTCGACGGGGCGGCCATCTCGGCGAATCTCGGTGTGAATCCCTCGCTTTCGATCACCGCCCAGGCTGAGCGGGCTGCGGCGCTGTGGCCGAACAAGGGCGAGGAGGATCTGCGGCCGGCCCAGGGCGAGCCGTACCGACGGTTGTCTCCGATCGCCCCGATCGCCCCCGTCGTGCCTGCGGATGCGCCGGCCGCATTGCGGCGTATCCCGATCGAACCGGTCAGCACGGCGGGGTAGCAACGGATATCAAGGCGCGGTAAACGTCACCGCGCTCCGCCCACGCCGATCGACTGCTTCCCAGTCCTGATCACACACCACAGCTCGCGACCAGCCATGACGATCTCGGCGTCACCCAAGCCGCCTGGTGCGGAATCGATGTCGGACAACGTGTCGACGACGACGCTGATTTCGACGTCGCTGCCGGCGCCGCTGATCACCACCCGCGCTGAGGTCGCGGCATGATCGAGGACATCGGCTAGTGGGGCGACCAAGGCGGTGATCTGCTCGGCGTCGAGGTGGGGTAGCGCGCCTGTCAGGTCTGTGACGACGTCCACGTGACGGGTTTCGACGCGGTCGATGAGCGGGCGCATCCGCTGCATCAGCGGGTGCTCGAATGTACTGGCCTGATCGAAAAGTGTTCGCAGTCGCCGGCACTCGGCCCGCGCTTGCATCTGCATGGTCGAGTCGACGTGCTGGCCGCGGGTCAGCGCGTCGAGCAACGGTACAACGTTGGCGACGATGGCCGCGTACCGGCGTTGATACTCCGTGCGCAGCGCCTGGGAGATCCGGTCGCGGGTGAGCAGGCGCTGGCGCGCCTCGTTCTCGGCCTCCACCGCAGTGGCTGCGTCGCGCATCAGGCCGTTGAACACCAGTGCGAACAGCTGGACGCCGAGGATGCTCGCGCTACCGAGTCCAATGTTGACGAGGATCTCTGACGACGGATCACGAATGACGATCACCGCGCTGTTGATCACCCAGTAGCCCACCAGGATCGAAACCCCGGCCCGGGTGGGAAGGGCGAGCATCAGGGGGATCACACACCAGCCGATCGCGCCCTGCGCCCAATGGGCGTACCCGAGGAGCTGGTCCTCCGCCAGGAGCGCAGGTTGGGCTATCGCCACGGCCACCATTGCGAGTGCCGCGCCCCAGGCGTATGTCCAGTGCTGCCACAGTATTCCGGGTACCGCCGCGAGGGCACTGAGCGCGGCCACGATGCCGAGCATGACGTCGATGGTCGCGAACGGGCCCGTCGGGTAGGCCGCGGGCACGGTGACGGCGAGGTTCACCAGTGCATAGACGGTCAACGCCAGCCCGTATCGGGTCTGCGTGCGGACGACGAGCCGGTCCGGGTCGACGGACGGCGGGCTGACGGGGGGAGGTGGCGAAGAGGACCAGGACAGCTCGGTCACCGTGCCGCCGCCCGGCGTGGACGCGATGCGGGCCTGTCCGCGGGCACGTTTCATCCGGCCGATGATGGAGTCGTCGATACCGTGACCCCGACGTGGCACATCGACATCGAACCCGATGCCGTCGTCTGCGAGCCGCACTGAGGTGTCGGAGACCGTGACGCGCAGCGTCGAGGCGCGGGCATGCCGGTCAACGTTGGTCATGGCTTCGCGCGCAGCGGCGATCACAGGATGTGCGACCTCACCGGACAGCCAGAGCCGCTCGCGTCCGTCGAAATCGACCGGCGTCGACAGGTGAGCGGCGCAGTCCCGCAGTGCCGCAACGAGTTCGACCCGGGGTGGCGGGGCCTCCCATGCGCCTGCGTTGAGCAGGTGCAGGTCCCGGCGAGCCTGTGCCGCCAATCTGGCCGCAGGCAGAGACGGACCTTGGCCGACCATGAGCAGGGTGGAGGCGGCAGTGTCGTGCAGCAGGGCGAGCTGCTCGCGTTCGTAGTCGCGGACCGCGTCGCTCACCTGTTCGGCAACCTCGGCCTCCTCGCGGTCATGCCGCGCCTGGTCTATGGCACCGGCCACCCGGATGAGCATGACCCGGATGACGGATGCCGTCGCACACTGGACCACGAAGTAATGCAGCGCGGAGACCGCAGACAGGTTCTCCCATCCGGTCACGGCGGCTGCGCCGTATGCATATGCGGCGGCGATGCCCAGGGTCATCGGGATACTCGCGTACGCCGACACGGACACGCAGATACTCACGACGGCCGTGCCGGCGATCGCCTGGGGGGCGGTGTTGGACACGTAGAAATCGGGGTCGGGAACCAATGCCGGGATGGCAAGGCAGACCGCGAGCACGAGGAGGTAGTCCACGGCCAGCCACGCGGCCTTGCCGGACCGGGTGAGGACGCGATACAGCGACCATGTCGCCAGGATGGCCAACAGCCATGTGCCGGGGGAGAGCGCCGGCGACTCGGGATCGGCGAGCGCGATCGAGGCGACCCCGAGGTTGATGGAGTTGCGCATCAGCAGGCCTACGTAACCCGCCCGGCTCATGATCTGATCCCGGGCGGGATATCCCCCAGTCGTGCGGCTCGTCGCCACGGTCCTCCCCAGCGAACCCAACGCCCTCTGAGCGATACGTTAGTCTGCTCCACCCGCACCGGCACTCATCGCACCCGCGGCGAGTTGTCGGTCAAACGTATCAATCGTCGATCTGGGCTTGGCCGGTCGCAGCGATGGTTCCTAGTGTTCAGGTAGCGCCGGTACGGCGCGCGATACGACGTCCAGGCGCGCGATTCGCGTGCCGGTTGGCGAAGTTCGCAACTTCGCCGGGGTTTCCTCTCGCGCGTGGTTGCGGGCTGGGCTTAAATACCTGCTGGGGATGGACACGCGTCGAAAAGTGTCCAGGGGTGGAGGTGCTGGGGAATGTCCCGCGAAGATGATGCGCGGAACGAGGTAGTCCGGATCGCGATCATCGACGATCACGATGTCGTGCATGCGGGGATCCAGGCGTGGTGTATTGAAGCTGACCCGCCCATCGATCTGGTGGGCAGTTTCATGCGGCCGGCTGAATACTTCGCTACATATCCCGGTACCTCCAACGATGTGGACGTGGTCCTGCTCGATCTGCAGATCGAGGGCAACAGGCCCGATTTCGAGACGTTGTCGAAGCTCTCCGACCGGGATCAGCGGGTGATCGTGTACTCGCACATCACCACCGACGAGGTGATCCTGACGTGCCTGGAACTCGGTGCGGTGACCTACCTGGTGAAGTCCGAGGGCAAGCGGCACCTGATCGAAGCGATCCACTCCGCACACAGCGGTACCCCCTACGTCGGTCCGCGCATGGGGAAGGCGATGCTCAGCGACGGCAACGGGGGCCGCATCAAGCTCACCGAACGAGAGAAGCAGGTCCTCGTCGCGTGGTTCCAGACCGAGAGCAAGGACCTCGTCGCCAAGCGCCTCTTCATCGCACCGACCACTGTGCGCACGCACCTGCAGCGGGCCCGCGCGAAGTACGCCAGTGTCGGGCGATCGGCCTCCACGAAGTCGGCGCTTCTGGCCCGTGCCATAGAGGACGGGATCCTCAGCCTCAATGACCTTTACTAATGCGATTCGTTCGTTCGGCCGACAGACAGTCGAGGCACCCCTGGCTAACGTGTTGGGTGCTCGGGGGAGCCAATGTGGTCGCCGGTAGCGCTGCAGTGACGGACCGGCGGCAAGGGGGTTCGCCGGACCGGTCGGCGCTCCGGCGATCACGTTGACCGAATGGCTAACTAGACTGGCCCGGTGGAATCTGCAGCCCCCCGCCCCGTCCTTGTCGTCGATTTCGGCGCGCAGTATGCGCAGCTGATCGCGCGGCGCGTCCGTGAGGCGCGGGTGTACTCGGAGGTCATCCCGCACACCGCGTCGGTCGAGGAGATCAAGGCCCGCAACCCGCGCGCGGTGGTCCTCTCCGGTGGCCCGGCCAGTGTGTACGCCGACGGGGCGCCGCAACTGGATCCGGCGCTGTTCGACCTCGACGTGCCGGTGTTCGGTATCTGTTACGGGTTCCAGGCGATGGCGCAGGCGCTCGGCGGCACCGTCTCTCACACAGGCACCAGTGAATACGGCCGCACCGAGTTGAAAGTGGCGGGCGGAGAACTGCATTCAGACCTCCCCGAGACGCAGCCGGTCTGGATGAGCCACGGGGACGCGGTCACCGAGGCGCCCGACGGGTTCGAGGTGGTGGCCACCAGCGCCGGTGCACCGGTGGCGGCGTTCGAGAATCGCGGCCGCAGACTCGCCGGTGTGCAGTACCACCCCGAGGTCATGCACAGCCCGCACGGCCAGCAGATCCTGAGCCGTTTCCTGCACGAGTTCGCCGGCATCGACGCCGCGTGGACGCCGGCCAACATCGCCGATGCCCTGGTCGAGCAGGTGAGCGCCCAGATCGGGGACGGACGCGCCATCTGCGGACTGTCCGGCGGCGTGGACTCCGCGGTGGCCGCGGCACTGGTCCAGCGAGCCATCGGCGACCGGCTGACCTGTGTATTCGTCGACCACGGCCTGCTGCGGGCCGGAGAACGGGCGCAGGTGCAGCGCGACTTCGTCGCCGCGACCGGCGCCAACCTGGTGACCGTCGACGTCGAGGAGCGCTTCCTGGAGGCGTTGTCGGGAGTCACCAACCCGGAAGGCAAGCGCAAGATCATCGGACGGGAGTTCATCCGCGCCTTCGAGGGGGCCGTGCGCGATGCGCTCGGCGCCGCGGACGGTGAGGTGGAGTTCCTGGTGCAGGGCACACTGTATCCGGACGTGGTGGAGTCTGGTGGAGGCTCGGGAACCGCCAACATCAAGAGCCACCACAACGTCGGCGGCCTGCCCGGTGACCTGAAGTTCACACTCGTCGAACCACTGCGGCTGTTGTTCAAGGACGAAGTGCGCGCGGTGGGGCGGGAACTCGGCCTGCCCGAGGAAATCGTTGCCCGGCAACCTTTCCCGGGGCCCGGTCTCGGGATCCGGATCGTCGGCGAAGTCACCGCCGACAGGCTCGACACGCTGCGGCGGGCGGATGCGATCGCGCGCGAGGAGCTGACCTCGGCCGGGCTGGACCACCAGATCTGGCAGTGCCCGGTGGTTCTGCTGGCCGACGTGCGGTCGGTGGGTGTCCAGGGCGACGGCCGCACCTACGGCCACCCGATCGTGCTGCGCCCGGTGTCCAGCGAGGACGCCATGACGGCCGACTGGACACGGGTTCCGTACGAAGTGCTGGAACGGATTTCGACCAGGATCACCAACGAGGTGCGCGAGGTGAACCGGGTGGTGCTCGACGTCACGAGCAAGCCGCCGGGCACCATCGAGTGGGAGTGAGGCGCGCGGGCTCGCGCATCACACTGCGCTGCGGGGGATTTGCGGAAATCCTTGCCGAAAATTGATCTTGAATAGATACTCGGCCGATGATCAGCCTGCTGCGCCGAGGTGCCGGACGTGCTGTCGCATTGGCGACGGTGATGGGCGTTCTGGCCGTATCGGTGGTCCCGGTCGCCTCTGCTCAGCCGCCG includes the following:
- a CDS encoding response regulator transcription factor, whose protein sequence is MSREDDARNEVVRIAIIDDHDVVHAGIQAWCIEADPPIDLVGSFMRPAEYFATYPGTSNDVDVVLLDLQIEGNRPDFETLSKLSDRDQRVIVYSHITTDEVILTCLELGAVTYLVKSEGKRHLIEAIHSAHSGTPYVGPRMGKAMLSDGNGGRIKLTEREKQVLVAWFQTESKDLVAKRLFIAPTTVRTHLQRARAKYASVGRSASTKSALLARAIEDGILSLNDLY
- a CDS encoding sensor histidine kinase, which produces MSRAGYVGLLMRNSINLGVASIALADPESPALSPGTWLLAILATWSLYRVLTRSGKAAWLAVDYLLVLAVCLAIPALVPDPDFYVSNTAPQAIAGTAVVSICVSVSAYASIPMTLGIAAAYAYGAAAVTGWENLSAVSALHYFVVQCATASVIRVMLIRVAGAIDQARHDREEAEVAEQVSDAVRDYEREQLALLHDTAASTLLMVGQGPSLPAARLAAQARRDLHLLNAGAWEAPPPRVELVAALRDCAAHLSTPVDFDGRERLWLSGEVAHPVIAAAREAMTNVDRHARASTLRVTVSDTSVRLADDGIGFDVDVPRRGHGIDDSIIGRMKRARGQARIASTPGGGTVTELSWSSSPPPPVSPPSVDPDRLVVRTQTRYGLALTVYALVNLAVTVPAAYPTGPFATIDVMLGIVAALSALAAVPGILWQHWTYAWGAALAMVAVAIAQPALLAEDQLLGYAHWAQGAIGWCVIPLMLALPTRAGVSILVGYWVINSAVIVIRDPSSEILVNIGLGSASILGVQLFALVFNGLMRDAATAVEAENEARQRLLTRDRISQALRTEYQRRYAAIVANVVPLLDALTRGQHVDSTMQMQARAECRRLRTLFDQASTFEHPLMQRMRPLIDRVETRHVDVVTDLTGALPHLDAEQITALVAPLADVLDHAATSARVVISGAGSDVEISVVVDTLSDIDSAPGGLGDAEIVMAGRELWCVIRTGKQSIGVGGAR
- the guaA gene encoding glutamine-hydrolyzing GMP synthase, whose amino-acid sequence is MESAAPRPVLVVDFGAQYAQLIARRVREARVYSEVIPHTASVEEIKARNPRAVVLSGGPASVYADGAPQLDPALFDLDVPVFGICYGFQAMAQALGGTVSHTGTSEYGRTELKVAGGELHSDLPETQPVWMSHGDAVTEAPDGFEVVATSAGAPVAAFENRGRRLAGVQYHPEVMHSPHGQQILSRFLHEFAGIDAAWTPANIADALVEQVSAQIGDGRAICGLSGGVDSAVAAALVQRAIGDRLTCVFVDHGLLRAGERAQVQRDFVAATGANLVTVDVEERFLEALSGVTNPEGKRKIIGREFIRAFEGAVRDALGAADGEVEFLVQGTLYPDVVESGGGSGTANIKSHHNVGGLPGDLKFTLVEPLRLLFKDEVRAVGRELGLPEEIVARQPFPGPGLGIRIVGEVTADRLDTLRRADAIAREELTSAGLDHQIWQCPVVLLADVRSVGVQGDGRTYGHPIVLRPVSSEDAMTADWTRVPYEVLERISTRITNEVREVNRVVLDVTSKPPGTIEWE
- a CDS encoding GuaB3 family IMP dehydrogenase-related protein codes for the protein MRDMVEIGMGRTARRTYELGDINIVPSRRTRSSKDVSTSWQLDAYRFEIPVLAHPTDALVSVEFAIEMGRLGGLGVLNGEGLLGRHADASDKIAQVIELAENEPDPAASTRLLQQLHSEPIDLDLLGAAVARIREAGVTTAVRVSPQNAQALTPTLIAAGIDLLVIQGTIISAERVAKDHDAAGEPLNLKTFISELDVPVVAGGVLDHRTALHLMRTGAAGVIVGYGSTSGVTTSDEVLGISVPMATAIADAAAARREYLDETGGRYVHVLADGDIHTSGDLAKAIACGADAAMLGTPLATAAEALGGGWFWPAAAAHPSLPRGALLQVADEDRPSLEQVLNGPSDDPFGSLNLVGGLARSMAKAGYCDLKEFQKVGLTVGR
- a CDS encoding TetR/AcrR family transcriptional regulator is translated as MGAAIVEFTRAGMADADVGAIVGAAGVAHGTFYFHFPTKEHVLLELERREEARIAKGFATFARKHDDLPSVLRESVRLVMDLEHRLGALLFKDFLALHFSPTRPPAEQGDDHPLIVGLAEKIATAQQRGDIAADVTPMNSAIYFLLGLYALLITTDDSTGRSGLIDDYLTRTLRSLQ
- the guaB gene encoding IMP dehydrogenase; amino-acid sequence: MSIAESSIPLALPVPTGGDDPTKVAMLGLTFDDVLLLPAASDVIPATADTSSQLTRRIRLRVPLVSSAMDTVTESRMAIAMARAGGMGVLHRNLPVAEQAGQVETVKRSEAGMVTDPVTCSPENTLAEVDAMCARFRISGLPVVDKAGQLVGIITNRDMRFEVDQSKPVSEVMTKAPLITAQEGVSAEAALGLLRRNKIEKLPIVDGHGTLTGLITVKDFVKTEQFPLSTKDSDGRLLVGAAVGVGEDAWTRAMTLADAGVDVLVVDTAHAHNRGVLDMVHRLKVAVGERVDVVGGNVATRAAAAALVAAGADAVKVGVGPGSICTTRVVAGVGAPQITAILEAVAACAPHGVPVIADGGLQYSGDIAKALAAGASTAMLGSLLAGTAESPGDLILVNGKQFKGYRGMGSLGAMQGRSSAGAGPSRSYSKDRYFQDDVLSEDKLVPEGIEGRVPFRGPLSTVIHQLTGGLRAAMGYTGSATIEALQQAQFVQITAAGLKESHPHDITMTVEAPNYTTR
- a CDS encoding GMC oxidoreductase, yielding MKPDYDVLIIGSGFGGSVSALRLTEKGYRVGVLEAGPRYADQDFAKTSWNLRKFLWAPQFGMYGIQRIHLLRNVMILAGAGVGGGSLNYANTLYVPSEPFFNDPQWRDITDWRAELMSHYDQAQRMLGVVTNPTFTDADRIMKEVAEDMGVGDTFVPTPVGVFFGPDGEKAPGKTVPDPYFGGAGPERTGCIECGSCMTGCRFGAKNTLLKNYLGLAEKAGATVHPLTMVTNFEQRADGLWEVRTARTGGKLRRRRKTFTANHVILAAGTYGTQKLLFKMRDKGKLPQLSDRLGVLTRTNSESIVGAGRLKATDDLDLTHGVAITSSIHPTSDTHVEPCRYGKGSNAMGLLQTLMTDGAGPLGTDVPRWRQLVITARNDPRGTLRLLNPRRWSERTMIALVMQNLDNSITTFTRKTKLGFRMLDSKQGHGEPNPTWIPVGNEVTRRIAEKIDGVAGGTWGELFNIPLTAHFLGGAAIGDSPERGVIDAYHRVFNYPTLSVVDGAAISANLGVNPSLSITAQAERAAALWPNKGEEDLRPAQGEPYRRLSPIAPIAPVVPADAPAALRRIPIEPVSTAG